Proteins encoded within one genomic window of Acinetobacter sp. YWS30-1:
- a CDS encoding Hpt domain-containing protein, with the protein MKEILKNLVETTTLPEDSYLDQDAEILEIFVEEIEEIFVELNALFPEWLSDPAHQENLKTIRRHFHTLKGSGRMVGAKSAGEIAWAVEDTLNRVLSGSIQLTPTIQQYAKAVLNIYQFTLYPKFKQVQELDVDLRPVVLLGQQLQQQMTPEPALEELLQLADSLTAEGQITGLELGDSAEDQDTTAAIEISTTEFELEEADSEDAARSDVEETVAIFIEEAEEHLETIAKFLRSENEKVQDYNALIRAIHTLRGSSSMAQIEEIFEASSKVEHLFKTLLQDEIASTSKETAVLIQYAEFVSDYLHLLRQGDSSKLAAVYATFERVWNDYGFAATETETVETQGLVTKLVELEIDLLLDAEFEFDKRAKVDYPEYIQALSEQAAELLAHTDNRAALGIHEFTTDLKSAYDALLEKPVLLNSDYAYELFAQAHQEFIHLFDTLAAGQRVILNDDTQKTLSELAAFVQQDLEIFAEDNIPAEQVSEEISIPEAATTASIDFAALSQRIASDRQYIDSAETQRDFDEDLLNIFLEEADELLVGIDEDLNTWSKKQDDTTSLNNLMRHLHTLKGGANMITASHIGSISHELESIYERIIRQQIAVTPTLIQIIRLVQDNVSDRIQSIRDEGIDYPAVEAISILQNIQALVAGQAVAAPVETSIPVVEFEYAEATTESVETVDDAPEEIASENTDSDLEPALGLEDEQVELTETETLTEAVEVVAEERSEEDELKSIVEETFLEESEEILDNTEKLLNQWFDQRSDRSLLLQLQRAAHSIKGGARMVENEKVASIAYELETTFEQFAVYHFNSNAYDGLLQKTLAWLRQAIFQHDYSNFEQIQSSLKKIAYVDVTAQLPERLAKTETLVTENSFEFVEGDGTEPPRMMGEWVDTGNTDTSHEMIRISADLVEKMIDLSGENAINRSRIEMDLGQLGNTLNEMELAIKRLADQLRRMEGELESQIIAKHGSENSRYADFDPLEMDQYSSLNQLSKSLAESASDLVDFKSTLSDKIRETEGLLLQQSRIQAEIQESLMRTRLVPFDRMLPRLQRIVRQTSTTLNRPAELIVQNSEGELDRNILERLVTPFEHMLRNAIDHGLEDTADRIALNKPEVGSILLNISRQGTDVIVSFSDDGKGIDAEKIREKALSQGLIKEDQTLDSEELLQFIFHPGFSTAKSVTQISGRGVGLDVVQSEIKSLGGHVSVSSEVGKGTTFTIRVPTTVAVSDALMVKVGDQQYAVSLAQIDRIVRIAPSTLETYFNSKDDFFKIDGVNYKLRYLSEFVSNQPIPRLNNVAHSLPVLLIKGNSGQTIALLVDQLVGSRAQIVVKPIGHQFANIGVVTGATILGDGQVCLILDGQNIARQIHGTQRVKHMQDQRDGSRSGNARRLVMIVDDSVTVRKVTSRLLERQGYDIVTAKDGVDAIEQLENVRPDLMLLDIEMPRMDGFEVTNLVRHHDIHRDLPIIMITSRTGEKHRERAFSLGVTHYMGKPFQEAELLANIQQLIAEKQGS; encoded by the coding sequence ATGAAAGAAATATTAAAAAATTTAGTTGAAACGACAACGCTTCCTGAAGACAGTTATCTTGATCAAGATGCAGAAATTCTTGAAATTTTTGTCGAGGAAATCGAAGAAATTTTCGTTGAGTTAAATGCTTTATTTCCAGAATGGTTGAGTGATCCGGCTCATCAGGAAAACCTGAAAACCATTCGCCGCCATTTTCATACCCTGAAAGGTTCAGGCCGTATGGTGGGGGCTAAATCTGCGGGTGAAATTGCATGGGCAGTGGAAGATACCTTAAACCGGGTACTTTCAGGTTCGATCCAGTTAACGCCTACGATTCAACAGTATGCCAAAGCTGTACTGAATATTTACCAGTTTACTTTATATCCAAAATTCAAACAGGTGCAGGAACTCGATGTTGACCTGCGCCCAGTCGTGCTTTTAGGTCAGCAATTACAACAACAAATGACACCTGAACCGGCTTTAGAAGAACTCTTGCAACTGGCAGACAGTCTGACTGCCGAAGGCCAGATCACAGGTCTTGAGCTAGGTGATTCGGCTGAAGATCAAGATACAACTGCAGCAATAGAAATAAGCACAACAGAATTTGAGCTTGAAGAAGCTGATAGTGAAGATGCTGCACGTAGTGATGTAGAAGAAACCGTGGCGATCTTTATCGAGGAAGCGGAAGAGCATCTCGAAACGATTGCCAAGTTCCTGCGTAGCGAAAATGAAAAAGTGCAGGATTATAATGCATTGATTCGTGCTATTCATACTTTGCGCGGCAGTTCGTCCATGGCACAGATCGAAGAAATCTTCGAGGCCAGCTCTAAAGTAGAACATCTGTTTAAAACACTGCTTCAGGATGAAATTGCATCTACCTCAAAAGAAACTGCTGTATTAATCCAGTATGCTGAATTTGTCAGTGACTATCTGCATTTGTTACGTCAGGGTGATAGCAGCAAACTGGCAGCAGTGTATGCGACTTTTGAGCGTGTCTGGAATGATTATGGCTTCGCAGCCACTGAAACGGAAACAGTTGAAACCCAAGGTCTGGTGACTAAGCTGGTTGAACTGGAGATTGACCTGTTGCTGGATGCCGAATTTGAATTCGATAAACGGGCTAAAGTCGATTATCCGGAATATATTCAGGCTTTAAGCGAGCAGGCTGCCGAGCTGCTTGCACATACAGATAACCGTGCCGCACTGGGTATTCATGAGTTTACGACAGATTTAAAATCTGCTTATGATGCCTTGCTGGAAAAACCGGTACTGCTGAATAGTGATTATGCTTATGAGCTGTTTGCCCAGGCACATCAGGAATTCATTCATTTATTCGATACCCTAGCAGCAGGCCAGCGTGTCATTCTGAATGATGATACGCAAAAAACCTTGAGTGAACTGGCTGCATTTGTACAGCAGGACCTGGAAATCTTTGCCGAAGACAATATCCCTGCTGAACAAGTATCAGAAGAAATTTCTATTCCTGAAGCTGCAACCACAGCCAGCATTGACTTTGCTGCTTTAAGTCAGCGTATTGCTTCTGATCGCCAATACATTGACAGCGCAGAAACTCAGCGTGATTTCGATGAGGATCTACTGAATATCTTCCTCGAAGAAGCAGATGAATTACTGGTGGGTATTGATGAAGATCTGAATACCTGGAGTAAGAAGCAGGATGATACGACTTCACTTAACAATCTGATGCGTCATTTGCACACCTTAAAAGGTGGTGCAAACATGATTACCGCTTCTCATATCGGTTCGATCTCGCACGAACTGGAAAGTATTTATGAGCGAATCATCCGTCAGCAGATTGCAGTAACGCCTACTTTGATTCAAATCATTCGTCTGGTGCAAGATAACGTTTCTGACCGTATCCAGTCGATCCGTGATGAAGGTATCGATTATCCAGCGGTTGAAGCAATTTCGATTCTGCAAAATATTCAGGCATTGGTGGCTGGTCAAGCTGTTGCAGCTCCGGTAGAAACATCGATTCCTGTTGTCGAGTTTGAATATGCAGAAGCTACTACTGAATCTGTAGAGACAGTAGATGATGCACCGGAAGAGATTGCATCAGAAAATACAGATTCAGATCTAGAGCCAGCTTTAGGCTTAGAAGATGAACAAGTTGAGCTTACTGAAACAGAAACCTTAACTGAAGCAGTTGAAGTTGTAGCAGAAGAACGCTCTGAAGAAGATGAACTGAAGTCGATTGTTGAAGAAACCTTCCTGGAAGAATCAGAAGAGATTCTCGACAATACCGAAAAACTGCTGAACCAATGGTTTGATCAGCGTAGTGACCGTAGCTTATTGCTTCAATTACAACGTGCTGCCCACAGTATCAAGGGTGGTGCGCGCATGGTTGAAAACGAAAAGGTGGCCAGCATTGCGTATGAACTGGAAACCACATTCGAACAGTTTGCGGTATATCACTTTAACTCGAATGCTTATGATGGCCTGCTGCAAAAAACACTGGCTTGGTTAAGACAAGCGATCTTCCAGCATGACTATAGCAATTTTGAACAGATCCAAAGCAGCCTGAAAAAGATTGCTTATGTGGATGTTACTGCGCAGCTGCCGGAACGTTTGGCTAAAACAGAAACGCTGGTCACAGAAAATAGCTTCGAGTTTGTCGAAGGTGATGGTACTGAGCCACCACGTATGATGGGCGAATGGGTTGATACCGGTAATACCGATACCAGCCACGAGATGATCCGTATCTCTGCTGATCTGGTTGAGAAGATGATCGACCTGTCAGGCGAGAATGCAATTAACCGTTCGCGTATCGAGATGGATTTGGGTCAGCTCGGTAATACTCTGAACGAGATGGAACTGGCGATCAAGCGTCTGGCGGATCAGTTGCGCCGAATGGAAGGCGAGCTAGAATCTCAAATTATTGCCAAACACGGTTCAGAAAACTCGCGTTATGCAGACTTTGACCCACTGGAAATGGACCAATATTCGTCCCTGAATCAGTTGTCCAAGTCGTTAGCGGAATCTGCTTCGGACTTGGTTGACTTCAAGAGCACTCTATCTGACAAGATTCGTGAAACTGAAGGTTTGTTATTGCAACAATCACGGATTCAGGCCGAGATTCAGGAAAGCCTGATGCGTACTCGTCTGGTACCGTTTGACCGGATGTTGCCACGTTTACAACGTATCGTACGTCAGACTTCTACGACTTTGAACCGTCCAGCTGAATTGATTGTTCAGAATAGTGAAGGTGAATTAGACCGTAATATTCTGGAACGTCTGGTAACGCCATTCGAGCATATGCTACGTAATGCGATTGACCATGGTCTGGAAGATACAGCAGATCGAATTGCCCTGAATAAACCAGAAGTCGGTTCAATCCTGTTGAATATTAGCCGTCAGGGTACAGATGTCATCGTCTCATTTAGTGATGATGGTAAAGGTATCGATGCTGAGAAGATTCGTGAGAAAGCACTGAGCCAAGGCCTGATCAAAGAAGATCAGACGCTGGATTCGGAAGAGCTACTGCAATTCATTTTCCATCCAGGCTTCAGTACTGCTAAATCTGTAACCCAGATTTCAGGTCGTGGCGTCGGACTGGATGTAGTACAAAGCGAGATCAAGTCGCTGGGTGGTCACGTATCTGTCAGCTCTGAAGTCGGCAAAGGCACAACCTTCACTATTCGCGTACCGACGACTGTAGCGGTCAGCGATGCCTTGATGGTAAAAGTGGGCGATCAGCAATACGCCGTTTCTCTGGCGCAAATCGACCGTATTGTACGTATTGCACCATCTACTCTGGAAACTTACTTCAACAGTAAAGACGATTTCTTCAAGATTGATGGCGTTAATTACAAATTGCGTTACCTGTCTGAGTTCGTATCGAATCAGCCAATTCCTCGTCTGAATAATGTGGCGCATTCATTACCAGTATTGCTGATTAAAGGGAATAGTGGTCAAACTATTGCCTTGTTAGTCGATCAACTCGTCGGTTCACGTGCACAGATCGTGGTGAAACCAATCGGCCATCAGTTCGCCAATATTGGTGTAGTGACCGGTGCGACAATTCTCGGTGATGGTCAGGTCTGTCTGATTCTGGATGGTCAGAATATTGCTCGTCAGATCCATGGT
- a CDS encoding methyl-accepting chemotaxis protein, producing MGFKLKKKNTGEGSRKSGNTFLSKIQSQTDQLSRVFGDSEKSKPFIYGAAGCLLAATITLLYLFYSVPRANQLTQSLGDLRLLSQTISRQATEATASGTPEAMKNLTDSQKAFAENLETVKNIHSNNEALQAVDKQWTEVSSSIDLIASQQKIINQLYDTNIAIGEAIPGIQAEYNLMVDQMARQDMPSNQVVIAKNQVFIAERILRSISLVLTGNDGSRESADDFSADTETFGSYLNAQLNGSAELGVQRITDPNLRESLEGIKAEYDDVLESASATILKNSAQIVKVRQASASIFSQSDALLDNLNKLSGNSGLKTIVPAVLLILLLIGFLLCVFRLLTLRGASDKQRVTRLQEEYDRNQNAILRLLDEIADLADGDLRSYATVSEDFTGAIADSINFAIDQLRDLVSRITETSQEVAQYTATTQSITNQLAEASEHQAQEIAGASAAINEMAMSIDQVSANAEESAVVAERSVQIAANGADVVHRSIEGMDTIREQIQETSKRIKRLGESSQEIGNIVALINDIADQTNILALNAAIQASMAGEAGRGFAVVADEVQRLAERSASATKQIEGLVKTIQTDTNEAVISMEQTTAEVVRGANLSKDAGVALDEIQNVSNNLAKLIANISDAAKLQSASAGHIATTMNVVQEITSQTTSATFDTARSVSELANMADALRESVSDFKLPE from the coding sequence ATGGGCTTTAAACTTAAAAAGAAAAATACAGGTGAAGGTAGCCGCAAAAGTGGCAATACTTTTTTATCCAAGATTCAATCACAAACAGATCAGTTGTCACGTGTATTTGGTGATAGTGAAAAGTCTAAACCGTTTATTTATGGTGCAGCCGGCTGTCTGTTAGCAGCAACCATCACTTTATTGTATCTTTTCTACAGTGTGCCACGTGCCAACCAGCTGACACAAAGTCTGGGTGATTTACGTCTGCTTTCACAAACCATTTCTCGTCAGGCGACTGAAGCAACGGCTTCTGGTACACCTGAGGCGATGAAAAACCTGACAGATTCTCAAAAAGCTTTTGCTGAAAACCTTGAGACTGTAAAAAATATTCACTCCAATAATGAAGCGCTACAAGCAGTAGATAAACAGTGGACAGAAGTGTCTTCTAGTATTGACCTGATTGCATCGCAACAAAAAATCATTAACCAGTTATATGACACCAACATTGCGATTGGTGAAGCGATCCCGGGGATTCAGGCCGAATATAACTTGATGGTCGACCAGATGGCGCGTCAAGACATGCCGTCTAACCAGGTGGTTATTGCGAAAAACCAGGTATTTATTGCGGAACGTATTTTACGTTCGATCAGTTTGGTATTGACCGGTAACGACGGTTCACGTGAATCAGCGGATGACTTCAGTGCCGATACCGAAACTTTCGGTTCATACTTAAATGCACAGTTAAACGGTTCTGCTGAACTGGGTGTACAACGTATTACTGATCCTAACCTGCGCGAGTCTCTAGAAGGCATCAAAGCGGAATATGATGATGTACTTGAATCAGCATCTGCGACAATCCTGAAAAACTCTGCGCAAATCGTAAAAGTACGTCAGGCATCTGCATCAATTTTCTCGCAATCTGATGCCCTGCTCGATAACCTGAACAAACTGTCTGGTAACTCTGGTCTGAAAACAATCGTTCCAGCGGTTTTGTTAATTCTGTTATTGATCGGCTTCCTGCTGTGTGTATTCCGCCTGTTAACCCTACGTGGTGCATCAGATAAACAACGTGTAACCCGTCTTCAGGAAGAATATGACCGTAACCAGAATGCGATTTTACGTTTACTGGACGAGATTGCTGACCTTGCGGATGGTGACTTACGTTCATATGCAACAGTATCGGAAGACTTTACCGGTGCGATTGCCGACTCGATTAACTTCGCGATCGACCAATTACGTGACCTGGTATCTCGTATTACCGAAACTTCTCAAGAAGTTGCGCAATATACAGCGACAACTCAAAGCATTACCAACCAGTTAGCAGAAGCATCTGAACACCAGGCACAAGAAATTGCCGGTGCATCTGCTGCGATTAACGAAATGGCGATGTCCATTGACCAGGTATCTGCCAACGCGGAAGAATCTGCAGTCGTTGCGGAACGTTCAGTACAAATTGCTGCAAATGGTGCAGACGTTGTACACCGTTCAATTGAAGGTATGGATACGATTCGTGAACAGATTCAGGAAACGTCGAAACGTATTAAACGTCTGGGTGAATCTTCACAAGAAATTGGTAACATCGTCGCCCTGATTAACGATATTGCCGACCAAACGAACATCCTGGCTTTGAACGCAGCGATTCAAGCGTCGATGGCGGGTGAAGCTGGTCGTGGTTTCGCCGTGGTAGCGGATGAGGTCCAGCGTCTTGCGGAACGTTCTGCATCTGCAACTAAACAGATTGAAGGCCTGGTAAAAACCATTCAGACCGATACCAACGAAGCCGTAATTTCAATGGAACAAACCACAGCCGAAGTTGTACGTGGTGCGAACTTGTCTAAAGATGCCGGTGTGGCACTAGATGAGATTCAGAACGTATCGAATAACCTGGCAAAACTGATTGCAAACATTTCCGATGCTGCGAAACTTCAGTCAGCATCTGCAGGTCATATTGCGACCACGATGAATGTCGTACAGGAAATTACTTCACAAACTACGAGTGCAACCTTCGATACAGCACGTTCGGTATCTGAATTGGCGAACATGGCCGATGCATTACGTGAATCTGTATCTGACTTTAAACTACCCGAATAA
- the pilG gene encoding twitching motility response regulator PilG, whose amino-acid sequence MDDKFQNLKVMVIDDSKTIRRTAETLLQREGYEVVTAVDGFEALSKIAETNPDIVFVDIMMPRLDGYQTCALIKNSQNYQNIPVIMLSSKDGLFDQAKGRVVGSDEYLTKPFSKDELLNAIRNHISA is encoded by the coding sequence ATGGACGATAAATTCCAAAATCTAAAAGTTATGGTCATTGATGACTCAAAGACCATTCGTCGTACAGCAGAAACTCTTCTACAGCGCGAAGGATATGAAGTCGTGACTGCGGTAGATGGTTTTGAAGCTTTGTCAAAAATCGCAGAAACCAATCCGGATATCGTATTTGTAGACATCATGATGCCTCGTCTAGATGGTTATCAAACTTGTGCATTGATTAAAAATTCTCAAAATTATCAGAATATTCCTGTGATTATGCTTTCGAGTAAAGATGGCTTATTTGATCAGGCCAAAGGTCGTGTTGTTGGTTCGGACGAATACTTGACTAAACCTTTCAGTAAAGATGAATTGCTTAACGCAATCCGTAACCATATTAGTGCTTAA
- a CDS encoding efflux RND transporter periplasmic adaptor subunit, producing MPFAQHFHISKTPSSRSVLMVSALCLSLFLSGCNKNESTPQAESPKTIELILQDLVAVKTGTSIQKSAFTGTIRAVNQSSIQAQVSATATSVNAQVGDNVAKGQVLVRLNNQDNAARLAQARANLASTQAQANQARNMMQRKKRLLDQGFISKVEYEQSQVDYQAQVENVRAQQANVDIAVKADRDGIITSPISGVITQRQVEPGQTVAIGQTLFEIVNPNQLEIQARVPSEMQSSLRLGSKIEYQIQGNPNTFTAAISRVSPIADQASRQIEFFARPNESIPSLSIGSFVEGNILSSQQVSGQIIPLDTIQDIQNKPYVWVIRQNKIIKVNVQVLEQRYNQNTAVIQGLETGDQVSRIPFTEADLNKPVTVRSN from the coding sequence ATGCCATTTGCACAGCATTTTCATATTTCAAAGACCCCTTCTTCGCGCTCTGTATTGATGGTGAGTGCACTTTGCTTAAGTCTTTTTCTAAGCGGCTGCAATAAAAATGAATCTACACCGCAAGCCGAAAGTCCCAAAACAATTGAACTAATTCTTCAGGATCTGGTAGCTGTAAAAACAGGTACTTCAATCCAGAAATCCGCATTTACCGGCACTATTCGCGCAGTCAACCAAAGCAGTATTCAAGCGCAGGTTTCGGCCACTGCCACCAGTGTTAATGCTCAGGTCGGTGACAATGTAGCTAAAGGTCAGGTACTGGTTCGCTTAAATAATCAGGACAATGCCGCACGTCTGGCTCAGGCCCGTGCCAATCTGGCATCTACCCAGGCACAGGCCAATCAGGCGCGTAACATGATGCAGCGCAAAAAGCGCCTGCTCGACCAAGGCTTTATTTCTAAAGTTGAATATGAGCAAAGTCAGGTTGACTATCAGGCCCAGGTTGAAAATGTCCGCGCACAGCAAGCCAATGTCGATATTGCCGTAAAAGCCGATCGTGATGGCATTATCACCAGCCCGATTAGTGGCGTGATCACCCAGCGTCAGGTTGAGCCCGGTCAAACCGTGGCGATCGGACAAACCCTGTTTGAAATCGTAAATCCAAATCAACTGGAAATTCAGGCCCGTGTCCCGAGTGAGATGCAGTCCAGTCTGCGTTTAGGTAGCAAAATTGAATACCAGATTCAGGGCAATCCAAACACATTTACCGCTGCTATTAGCCGGGTATCTCCAATTGCTGATCAGGCTAGTCGCCAGATTGAATTCTTCGCCAGACCAAATGAAAGTATTCCCTCTTTAAGTATTGGCTCTTTTGTTGAAGGCAATATTCTGAGTTCTCAACAAGTTTCTGGTCAGATTATTCCCCTCGATACCATTCAGGATATCCAGAATAAACCTTATGTCTGGGTTATTCGCCAGAACAAAATTATTAAAGTGAATGTTCAGGTTCTTGAACAGCGCTATAACCAGAATACTGCAGTGATCCAAGGTCTGGAAACAGGTGATCAGGTCAGTCGCATTCCATTTACCGAGGCAGATCTCAACAAGCCAGTGACAGTGCGTTCCAACTAA
- a CDS encoding response regulator has translation MARILIVDDSPTETFRFREILSKHGFEVIEASNGADGVTMAQAELPDLVLMDVVMPGVNGFQATRQIARGATTKHIPIVIVSTKDQATDRVWGKRQGAADYLTKPVDEKQLIEVIKHHLNAG, from the coding sequence ATGGCGCGTATCTTAATCGTAGATGACTCACCGACAGAAACATTCCGTTTTAGAGAGATTCTTTCTAAACATGGCTTTGAGGTGATTGAAGCATCCAATGGTGCAGATGGGGTAACCATGGCTCAGGCTGAGTTGCCAGATCTGGTATTGATGGATGTGGTCATGCCAGGCGTGAATGGCTTCCAGGCAACACGTCAAATTGCACGTGGTGCAACCACCAAGCATATTCCGATTGTGATTGTAAGTACCAAAGATCAGGCCACTGACCGCGTTTGGGGTAAACGTCAGGGCGCCGCAGATTATCTTACAAAACCGGTAGATGAAAAACAGTTGATTGAAGTGATTAAGCACCACCTCAACGCAGGATAA
- a CDS encoding chemotaxis protein CheW — protein sequence MAANGFIELLRIAKRGNKNYVSNENEVNRWSGIAFEMMGQYFVAPLGEVSEVIYPPKYTPVPNTQSWVLGLANIRGRLLSVSDLTQYVSGQSSQFSPTQKVLCIHHNDQYVGLVVDQVLGIQHFNKKSFFSKTTELDNNLQEYCQGFFHQHNQQWHVFLFSRLLQNPKFMNASIKFIN from the coding sequence ATGGCAGCAAATGGATTTATCGAATTGCTTCGCATTGCGAAACGGGGAAATAAAAACTACGTTTCTAATGAAAATGAAGTCAACCGATGGTCAGGCATTGCTTTTGAGATGATGGGGCAATATTTTGTTGCCCCGCTGGGGGAAGTATCCGAAGTGATCTATCCTCCAAAATATACGCCAGTTCCTAATACTCAATCATGGGTTTTAGGGTTGGCCAATATTCGGGGAAGGTTATTATCAGTTTCTGATTTGACTCAATATGTATCAGGACAGAGTAGCCAGTTTTCACCGACTCAAAAAGTATTATGTATTCACCATAATGACCAATATGTCGGTTTGGTTGTTGATCAAGTTTTGGGTATACAACATTTTAATAAGAAAAGTTTTTTTTCTAAAACAACTGAATTGGATAATAACTTACAAGAATACTGTCAGGGATTTTTCCACCAGCATAACCAACAATGGCATGTGTTCTTATTCAGTCGTCTGTTGCAAAATCCAAAATTTATGAACGCATCTATAAAATTTATAAATTAA